From a region of the Leptospira kmetyi serovar Malaysia str. Bejo-Iso9 genome:
- a CDS encoding N-acetylmuramoyl-L-alanine amidase: MKYFFSVLFLTFVLLLNCSTQTKEVSASQPNGILPFLTLGIGKDSLDTIGKSRWSFRVKSILLHHTSGLKAEEYLEKSKSGGWMVHFIVLENGSVYGVEDPSKILYRAAPGMDETTIHVSWEGANDSVLKNEAQLKALTELIQSLSKEYSISLNNFDIASGKGIFTHTQSKKKFGRFLDTGECGSEKVLSTVLSKVQGKFFPESEWKDRFVPGWVLRKEKFTDSSGKKIVQTYSHGRGTTQAPVVNLESIEKDGNGKAPEEKRLRYNHRGTIRPDCIVLHYTAIPDYQKTLEVLEKRNLSATFLADQDGKTYQLLDSIFDTAAAATGTNANCFQVEIVGKDTDMLLANKEQTKAVVRLVKELSEKYKIPLNNERVESLRGVYSHTQAKKKWGGSIYLDGKDFDPGEPYMKEVLEQAGGTFYPEENWYERQSNDWILLFTAFQP, encoded by the coding sequence ATGAAATATTTTTTTTCCGTTCTTTTCTTAACGTTCGTTTTACTTTTAAATTGTTCGACGCAAACGAAGGAAGTTTCCGCTTCACAACCGAACGGAATTCTCCCCTTTTTAACATTGGGAATCGGAAAGGATTCTCTGGACACGATCGGGAAAAGCAGATGGTCGTTCCGAGTTAAATCGATTCTTTTACATCACACTTCCGGTTTGAAAGCGGAAGAATATTTGGAGAAAAGCAAATCCGGCGGATGGATGGTTCACTTTATCGTTTTGGAAAACGGAAGCGTATACGGAGTGGAAGATCCTTCCAAAATTCTTTATAGGGCCGCGCCGGGAATGGACGAAACGACGATCCACGTTTCTTGGGAAGGCGCAAACGATTCCGTGTTGAAAAACGAGGCGCAACTCAAGGCGCTCACCGAATTGATCCAATCCCTTTCCAAAGAATATTCAATTTCTCTAAACAACTTCGACATCGCTTCCGGTAAAGGAATTTTTACGCATACGCAGAGCAAAAAGAAGTTCGGGCGTTTTCTCGATACGGGAGAATGCGGAAGCGAGAAAGTTCTTTCCACGGTTCTTTCCAAAGTCCAGGGAAAATTCTTTCCCGAATCCGAATGGAAGGATCGATTCGTTCCGGGTTGGGTTCTTCGCAAGGAAAAGTTCACGGATTCTTCCGGTAAAAAAATCGTCCAGACCTATAGCCACGGAAGAGGAACCACCCAGGCTCCGGTCGTAAACTTGGAATCGATCGAAAAGGATGGAAACGGAAAAGCTCCCGAAGAAAAAAGACTTCGTTACAATCATCGCGGAACGATCCGTCCCGATTGTATCGTTCTTCATTATACCGCGATTCCGGATTATCAAAAGACTTTGGAAGTATTAGAAAAACGGAATCTATCAGCGACCTTTCTCGCCGATCAGGACGGAAAAACATATCAGCTTTTGGATTCCATCTTCGATACGGCCGCCGCGGCGACCGGGACAAACGCGAATTGTTTTCAAGTGGAGATCGTCGGCAAGGATACGGACATGCTTCTTGCCAACAAAGAACAGACCAAGGCAGTCGTTCGTCTCGTAAAAGAACTTTCCGAAAAGTATAAAATTCCTTTGAACAACGAACGCGTCGAATCCTTACGCGGGGTTTATTCTCATACACAAGCCAAGAAAAAATGGGGCGGTTCGATTTATCTCGACGGAAAGGATTTCGATCCGGGCGAACCGTATATGAAAGAAGTTTTGGAACAAGCAGGCGGAACTTTTTATCCGGAAGAAAACTGGTATGAAAGACAAAGCAACGATTGGATTCTTCTCTTCACCGCATTTCAACCGTAA
- a CDS encoding DegT/DnrJ/EryC1/StrS family aminotransferase has translation MGVPFIDIKRFEPGLLEEWEEKVKILSKNASFIGGEEVSLLEKNLAAQAAVKYAVACANGTDALQLALRALGVGKGDAVLLPDSTFWATFEAVVNVGADPYTIDTDPDDLQMDFAEFEKAVDKVKPKAAMIVHLYGWGSSRLEDFRKLCKSKGIPLLEDGAQCYGVKYKGASIYKDALITTTSFYPAKVLGGAGDGGAVFTNDEELANKVRMLSNHGRISHYAYGDVGWNSRLDTLQAAFLNINLKHLDARIASRKKAAQKYYDILPSLGVQVIQPPKDYEENGYCNVTLSTPEERPLIQDVLKEKGIGFGNIYPGAMSDQPGAKPYIKGKFGDKHTTGRICASVLNYPLFPYMKDEELEEVFSAIRAYNSNKK, from the coding sequence ATGGGCGTTCCATTTATCGATATCAAAAGGTTTGAACCGGGACTACTGGAAGAATGGGAAGAGAAGGTTAAGATTCTCAGCAAAAACGCGAGTTTTATCGGAGGGGAAGAAGTTTCCCTATTGGAAAAAAATCTGGCGGCTCAAGCCGCGGTAAAGTATGCGGTCGCTTGCGCGAACGGAACGGACGCTCTTCAGCTCGCATTGCGCGCGTTAGGCGTTGGAAAAGGCGACGCGGTTCTTCTTCCCGATTCAACATTCTGGGCGACTTTCGAAGCGGTAGTAAACGTAGGCGCCGACCCTTATACGATCGATACCGACCCGGACGATCTTCAAATGGATTTCGCCGAATTCGAAAAGGCCGTGGACAAAGTGAAGCCGAAGGCCGCGATGATCGTTCATCTTTACGGTTGGGGTTCTTCCCGTTTGGAGGACTTCCGCAAACTCTGCAAGTCGAAAGGAATTCCTTTGTTGGAAGACGGAGCTCAGTGTTACGGAGTGAAATACAAAGGCGCTTCGATTTACAAAGACGCGTTGATCACGACGACTTCTTTTTATCCCGCGAAAGTTTTGGGCGGAGCCGGAGACGGCGGCGCGGTTTTTACGAACGACGAAGAACTCGCGAACAAAGTAAGAATGCTTTCCAATCACGGAAGAATTTCCCATTATGCGTACGGCGACGTGGGTTGGAACTCGAGGCTCGATACTTTACAGGCCGCGTTTCTCAACATCAATCTGAAACACCTCGACGCGAGAATCGCTTCTCGTAAAAAAGCCGCACAAAAATATTATGATATACTCCCAAGCTTAGGCGTTCAGGTAATTCAACCGCCTAAGGACTACGAGGAGAACGGTTATTGCAACGTGACCCTTTCCACTCCGGAAGAACGTCCTTTGATTCAGGATGTTCTCAAAGAAAAAGGAATCGGTTTCGGTAATATTTATCCCGGCGCGATGAGCGATCAACCCGGAGCAAAACCTTATATCAAAGGAAAGTTCGGGGATAAACATACGACGGGGAGAATCTGCGCTTCCGTTCTCAACTATCCTTTGTTTCCTTATATGAAAGACGAGGAGCTGGAGGAAGTTTTCTCCGCGATCCGCGCCTACAATTCCAACAAAAAATAA
- the lon gene encoding endopeptidase La, translating into MEPLEDLSGIEENPIIPLDSILPQELFLIPIKSRPVFPGIITPLIVPSGKFAKAVEESIKGNSFLGLVLLKDEENEKETSENVYQYGVVAKILKKVNLPDGAVNILINTVRRFKIGSYATIDPLIAKVSYPEEEPGAPKNTIKAMMRTLLVMTRELAQNNPLFTEEMKLTMLNVNEPGKMADFVCSILNLEKEEYQSVIESNVLKERIEKVLLFLKKEIELVSIQREISDQIQDKIDKQQRQFFLREQLKAIQNELGIKDDKFEKKYEKFLERLKSIGADPEVIEEVTRELDKFSYADPNTGDYNVIRNYLDILESLPWEPAVNREIDLDKAKRTLDRDHYKLEDVKDRILEFLAVKKLKSDEKGTILLLVGPPGVGKTSIAKSIAEAMGRKFFRFSVGGMRDEAEIKGHRRTYIGSMPGKIISALRITKERDCVILLDEIDKLAVGIQGDPASALLEVLDPEQNKNFRDHYLDLPFDISNVFFIATANTLDSISRILLDRMEIINLSGYITDEKVQIFQKYLWKKVLNKNGVAPYGIDFDKKAVVALIDSYSRESGVRGLEKVTDKLVRKIAMKIVKKEPFPKVVQEKDLETFLGVPKFTDERMVRASVPGTALGLAWTSVGGATLLIEALFVKGKGGILLTGMIGKTMEESSSIALSYIKNFLSNDGLFSERMVHLHVPDGATPKDGPSAGITMATAILSLALNTKIKAGYGMTGEITLTGEVLAIGGLREKIVAAKRVGIHKIIYPKDNLQHLEEIPDYVKKGMSFFPVSRYEEVAALMFDEKILLKANPSFREKLKALEVPVKKAASKKKIVSKKKTAPSKKKAAKKSKK; encoded by the coding sequence TTGGAACCTTTAGAGGATTTGTCGGGAATTGAAGAGAATCCAATCATTCCATTGGACTCGATCTTACCACAGGAATTGTTTCTAATTCCGATCAAGTCCCGACCCGTGTTTCCGGGAATCATCACACCCTTGATCGTGCCGAGCGGAAAATTCGCAAAGGCGGTGGAAGAATCCATCAAAGGAAATTCTTTTCTGGGACTCGTACTTTTAAAGGACGAGGAGAACGAAAAGGAAACCTCCGAGAACGTCTATCAATACGGCGTAGTCGCAAAGATATTAAAAAAAGTGAATCTACCCGACGGCGCGGTCAACATTCTCATCAACACCGTACGTCGTTTTAAAATCGGATCGTATGCGACCATCGATCCGTTGATCGCAAAGGTTTCTTATCCGGAAGAGGAACCGGGCGCGCCAAAGAATACGATCAAAGCGATGATGAGAACCCTTCTCGTCATGACGCGCGAACTCGCGCAAAACAATCCGTTGTTTACCGAAGAGATGAAACTCACGATGCTCAACGTAAACGAGCCTGGAAAGATGGCGGATTTCGTGTGTTCCATTCTCAACCTGGAAAAGGAAGAATATCAATCCGTAATCGAATCCAACGTGCTCAAGGAAAGAATCGAAAAGGTTCTTCTCTTTTTGAAAAAAGAAATCGAACTCGTATCCATACAAAGGGAAATCTCCGATCAGATCCAGGACAAGATCGACAAACAACAAAGACAATTCTTCCTAAGGGAACAACTCAAGGCGATTCAAAACGAACTCGGAATCAAGGACGATAAGTTCGAAAAGAAATACGAGAAATTTTTGGAGCGTCTAAAGTCGATCGGAGCCGATCCCGAAGTCATCGAAGAAGTGACGAGAGAATTGGATAAATTCTCATACGCGGATCCGAACACCGGAGATTACAACGTTATCCGAAATTACTTGGACATTCTCGAGTCGCTTCCATGGGAACCCGCGGTCAACCGCGAGATCGATCTCGACAAGGCCAAACGAACCTTGGACCGAGATCACTACAAACTCGAAGACGTAAAGGATAGAATTTTAGAATTCCTCGCCGTAAAAAAACTGAAAAGCGACGAGAAGGGAACGATTCTTCTTTTAGTCGGACCTCCCGGAGTCGGAAAAACCTCGATCGCAAAGTCCATCGCGGAAGCGATGGGAAGAAAATTTTTCAGATTCTCCGTGGGAGGAATGAGGGACGAGGCCGAGATCAAAGGACATAGAAGAACGTATATCGGATCCATGCCGGGGAAAATCATCTCCGCACTTCGCATAACAAAAGAAAGGGATTGTGTCATTCTTCTCGACGAGATCGACAAACTTGCGGTCGGCATACAAGGCGATCCTGCTTCGGCCTTGCTCGAAGTGTTGGATCCGGAGCAGAATAAGAATTTCAGGGATCATTATCTGGATCTTCCATTCGATATTTCGAATGTGTTTTTTATCGCGACCGCGAACACGCTCGATTCCATCTCGAGAATTCTTTTGGATAGAATGGAAATCATCAATCTTTCCGGTTATATCACGGACGAAAAGGTTCAGATCTTTCAGAAATATCTTTGGAAAAAAGTTCTTAACAAAAACGGAGTCGCTCCGTACGGAATCGATTTCGACAAAAAGGCGGTGGTCGCGCTCATCGATTCTTATTCGAGAGAATCGGGAGTTCGTGGTCTTGAAAAAGTCACCGATAAACTCGTGCGAAAGATCGCGATGAAGATCGTAAAAAAGGAACCGTTTCCGAAGGTCGTTCAGGAAAAGGATCTCGAAACGTTTTTGGGAGTTCCGAAGTTTACGGACGAAAGAATGGTTCGCGCTTCCGTTCCGGGAACCGCTCTCGGTCTTGCATGGACGTCGGTGGGCGGAGCGACCCTTCTCATCGAAGCTCTTTTCGTAAAAGGAAAGGGCGGAATTCTTCTTACCGGGATGATCGGAAAGACGATGGAAGAATCCTCCAGTATCGCTTTGAGTTATATTAAGAATTTCTTAAGTAATGACGGATTGTTTTCGGAGAGAATGGTGCATTTGCACGTTCCGGACGGAGCGACTCCCAAGGACGGTCCTTCCGCGGGAATTACGATGGCGACCGCCATTCTTTCCCTTGCGTTGAACACGAAGATCAAAGCGGGTTACGGAATGACAGGAGAAATCACGTTGACCGGAGAGGTTCTTGCGATCGGCGGTTTGCGGGAAAAGATCGTCGCGGCCAAACGCGTCGGAATCCATAAGATCATCTATCCGAAGGACAATCTGCAACATCTGGAAGAGATTCCGGATTACGTCAAAAAGGGAATGTCCTTTTTTCCGGTAAGTCGTTACGAGGAAGTCGCGGCTTTGATGTTCGACGAGAAGATTCTTCTGAAGGCCAATCCTTCCTTTCGCGAAAAGTTGAAGGCGCTTGAAGTTCCCGTAAAAAAAGCCGCTTCGAAAAAGAAGATCGTTTCCAAAAAGAAAACGGCTCCTTCCAAGAAGAAGGCCGCGAAAAAAAGTAAGAAGTAG
- a CDS encoding methyl-accepting chemotaxis protein, translating to MIRKIYNLSLLKKLSLVILPTLIPLLFASFFFLKEFMDKSEFTRKELLGIDFFFGANELYSELVDRRRDFFYVMKGKIPIETLRESDKKLEAKLVYLENLEKESGFMKRSPEFVSAMRKEWENLPKTPDPSLGLEGSRKTHEPFFKLLLDYQDYVAADSHLLLDSDPETFYVLSANILLIPNILSDIANIRGSGYQVLEQGDGNLFSKEAVLISNKIHRVEESQKQVTTLLRSSVAQNGTVKSNFEVRIADIDRLVSENLDLCKRVFSGQSSESPDAFLKRMVLFVQKYQDFEKDLLATTQSILRERLRADRFRIALAASGLALFLLTTTLFCFIVIRSIIDPVHKITLGLKQAMGERDLTIQIDAVYKNEIGDITVTANEFLKYLSDLFQTLSKMAHNSNQIVNQLTDSIRSLNQSAQSQAAGTEESSAALEEIAASLQNVLQSVEGEARDAQDLKVRSGELKTSMGQAGEKLISLSDSVRKTATAAVEGKETILQATKAIDEIREMAKQINSITTLITGISDQTNLLSLNAAIEAARAGEAGRGFAVVAEEISKLADRSVTSVRNIERLVSNTHEAVTKGSNDVNTVVAFLLELIENTNRYQQEVVDLVNNVRENTQRVDGITETIVKVSSESLQIETATKEQKLSTDQIADTIQLITTESQSIASNSDEVSRVAEKIQRQANELNSILSQFKF from the coding sequence GTGATCAGAAAAATCTATAACCTTTCCCTTCTTAAAAAACTTTCTCTCGTCATTCTTCCCACTCTGATTCCCCTTTTGTTCGCCAGTTTTTTCTTTTTAAAGGAGTTTATGGATAAGAGCGAGTTTACGAGAAAAGAATTGCTCGGTATCGATTTTTTCTTCGGTGCGAACGAACTCTATTCCGAACTCGTGGATCGCCGCAGGGATTTCTTTTACGTTATGAAAGGAAAAATCCCTATCGAGACGCTTAGGGAAAGCGATAAAAAACTGGAAGCGAAACTGGTTTATCTCGAGAATCTCGAAAAGGAATCGGGATTTATGAAACGTTCTCCCGAGTTCGTCTCCGCAATGCGGAAGGAATGGGAGAATCTTCCCAAAACTCCGGACCCTTCGCTCGGTCTGGAAGGATCGAGAAAAACTCACGAACCTTTTTTTAAACTTCTCCTGGACTATCAGGATTACGTTGCGGCGGATTCTCATTTGTTGCTGGACTCCGATCCCGAGACTTTCTACGTTCTATCGGCCAATATATTACTAATTCCGAATATATTAAGCGACATCGCGAACATTCGAGGTTCGGGCTATCAGGTTTTGGAACAGGGGGACGGGAATCTTTTTTCCAAGGAGGCCGTTCTCATATCCAATAAGATCCATCGAGTGGAGGAAAGTCAAAAACAGGTGACCACTCTTTTGCGGAGTTCGGTCGCACAAAACGGAACGGTCAAATCCAATTTCGAAGTTCGAATCGCCGATATAGACAGGTTGGTCTCGGAGAATTTGGATCTTTGCAAACGGGTTTTTTCGGGACAATCCTCCGAAAGCCCGGACGCTTTTTTAAAAAGAATGGTTTTGTTCGTGCAGAAGTATCAGGATTTTGAAAAGGATCTGTTGGCGACAACGCAGTCGATTCTTCGGGAAAGACTTCGTGCCGATCGTTTTAGGATCGCTCTCGCGGCTTCGGGGCTCGCGCTCTTTCTTCTTACGACCACTCTTTTCTGTTTTATCGTCATTCGTTCCATCATCGATCCGGTTCATAAGATCACACTCGGTTTGAAACAAGCGATGGGAGAAAGGGATCTTACGATTCAAATCGACGCCGTTTACAAAAACGAAATCGGAGACATTACGGTTACCGCAAACGAATTCTTAAAATATCTTTCCGATCTTTTTCAAACTCTTTCTAAGATGGCGCATAACTCGAATCAAATCGTAAATCAACTAACGGACTCCATACGAAGTCTCAATCAATCGGCGCAGTCGCAGGCCGCGGGGACCGAAGAATCTTCCGCGGCCTTGGAAGAGATCGCGGCTTCGTTGCAAAACGTTCTTCAATCCGTGGAAGGCGAAGCGAGAGACGCTCAGGATTTGAAGGTAAGATCGGGCGAGTTGAAAACTTCCATGGGTCAAGCGGGCGAAAAATTGATAAGCCTCAGCGATTCGGTTCGTAAGACGGCGACGGCCGCGGTGGAAGGAAAGGAAACGATTCTGCAAGCGACCAAGGCGATCGACGAGATTCGCGAGATGGCGAAACAGATCAACTCGATCACGACCCTAATCACCGGAATTTCGGATCAAACGAATTTACTTTCGTTGAACGCGGCCATCGAAGCGGCTCGCGCGGGAGAAGCGGGGAGAGGGTTTGCGGTCGTCGCGGAAGAAATTTCCAAGTTGGCGGATCGTTCCGTTACGAGCGTAAGAAACATCGAACGTCTCGTCTCCAACACACACGAGGCCGTAACCAAAGGATCGAACGACGTGAACACGGTGGTCGCATTTCTTTTGGAGCTGATTGAAAACACGAATCGTTATCAACAAGAGGTCGTCGATCTCGTGAACAACGTAAGGGAGAATACACAACGTGTGGACGGAATCACCGAAACCATCGTAAAGGTTTCTTCCGAATCGCTACAGATCGAAACTGCGACGAAGGAACAAAAACTTTCCACGGATCAGATTGCGGATACGATTCAGTTGATTACGACCGAATCCCAATCCATCGCTTCGAATTCGGACGAGGTTTCGAGAGTCGCGGAAAAAATCCAGCGCCAGGCGAACGAACTCAATTCGATTCTTTCCCAGTTTAAGTTTTGA
- a CDS encoding Dps family protein, protein MADIDIGISEKNRETINTGLQKLLADTYILYFKTHSYHWNVTGPLFNTLHLMFQTQYNELWLSIDLIAERIRSLGFYAPSSSHQLGKLTSIHEEGGVPVAEDMIRHLVSGHETVIKTARALLPAADEGGDEVTLDLLTQRLEIHEKTAWMLRSMLVVEKST, encoded by the coding sequence ATGGCTGACATAGATATAGGAATATCCGAAAAAAATAGAGAGACCATCAACACGGGGTTGCAAAAACTTCTAGCCGATACTTACATTCTTTACTTCAAAACGCACAGTTATCACTGGAACGTAACCGGTCCGTTGTTCAACACTTTGCATCTGATGTTCCAAACACAGTATAACGAGCTCTGGCTTTCCATCGATCTGATCGCGGAAAGAATTCGTTCCTTGGGTTTTTACGCGCCCAGTTCTTCGCATCAATTGGGCAAACTCACCTCGATTCACGAAGAGGGAGGAGTTCCAGTTGCGGAAGATATGATCCGTCACTTGGTGAGCGGACACGAAACCGTGATTAAAACGGCTCGCGCTCTTCTTCCCGCAGCGGACGAAGGTGGCGACGAAGTGACTTTGGATTTACTTACGCAGAGATTGGAAATCCACGAAAAAACAGCGTGGATGCTCCGTAGTATGCTCGTCGTCGAAAAAAGTACCTGA
- the amt gene encoding ammonium transporter: protein MKKHIQNIFAATPVFLFLLFGFAEPLSSESPAQELSKSVDPIWIIVCAALVFFMQAGFLMLETGLSRLKNTINVAVKNLMDYIVGTIAFFFVGFGLMFGLSNEGWIGTDLFFLEGLKDGKEFAFFLFQVAFMGTAATIVSGAVAERIKFSAYLIVSVAVSIFIYPVFGHWTWGGGWIAKLGFVDFAGSTVVHSLGGWISLAGVILLGARKDKFKEDGTPRKIQGHNLTFSVLGVFILWFGWFGFNGGSALSFTDQVPLIILNTSLAGSAGGLSAIFISWLFYRIASVEECMNGVLGGLVAVTAGCHEIQPSSALLLGAIAGASVVIAAWVLEKVFRLDDVVGAFPVHGVCGIIGTLLLPVLSKNSNIQIYSQLIGVVTCAVWSFGLGLILFWILKVSIGIRVNEEYEEKGLNVAEHGAGSSWIDLIHSLKDLSKGGGDLTRKIHVDTGTEAGAIAFLMNQYLGNLGKMIYTIKEKSGELEHSASEISTAWGHMSQGIQEQAASLEEVTSVFDSFRESFRRISASASEQKEIEQNAKKMLNELVSGFQRFNIDLEIGSQKSEASVKTIDSSRKELGNLESDINDIGSSAKKVEGLVKLLNDISTKLGMLSINASIEAARSGTSGKGFGVVAEEINKLASGTQESTKKATEILGEIQSSVSRGKTTVFNTVEFFKNLTDEFRSIAQTQIAIRQNSARYSDLIDNLNRLNVSITDQSEIIMTDIAQRVSEIGGLYESVEFISGAFHEISAQSEELTATGDFLKQLAGILNSLVRNFRVEKEVVQELIPG, encoded by the coding sequence ATGAAAAAACACATTCAAAACATTTTTGCCGCGACTCCGGTTTTCCTTTTTCTTCTATTCGGATTCGCGGAACCTCTTTCATCCGAATCTCCCGCGCAGGAACTTTCCAAATCCGTGGATCCGATCTGGATCATCGTCTGCGCCGCGTTAGTCTTCTTTATGCAGGCCGGATTTCTTATGTTGGAAACTGGTTTGTCCCGTTTAAAAAATACGATCAACGTCGCCGTTAAAAATCTGATGGATTATATCGTCGGAACGATCGCGTTCTTCTTCGTGGGCTTCGGTCTTATGTTCGGACTTTCCAACGAAGGTTGGATCGGAACGGACTTATTCTTTTTGGAAGGTTTAAAGGACGGCAAAGAATTCGCATTCTTCCTTTTTCAAGTGGCGTTTATGGGAACGGCGGCCACCATCGTGTCCGGAGCCGTCGCTGAACGCATTAAGTTTTCTGCATATTTAATCGTTTCGGTCGCAGTTTCGATTTTTATCTATCCGGTTTTCGGTCACTGGACCTGGGGCGGAGGTTGGATCGCAAAACTCGGTTTCGTGGATTTTGCGGGCTCGACCGTAGTACATTCGTTAGGCGGTTGGATTTCTTTGGCAGGTGTGATTCTTCTCGGTGCGAGAAAGGACAAGTTCAAAGAGGACGGAACTCCGCGGAAAATCCAAGGACACAATCTTACGTTTTCCGTTTTAGGCGTTTTTATTCTTTGGTTCGGTTGGTTCGGGTTCAACGGAGGAAGCGCGCTTTCTTTCACGGATCAGGTTCCGTTGATCATTCTCAACACGAGTTTGGCGGGAAGCGCCGGCGGTTTGTCCGCCATTTTTATTTCGTGGCTCTTTTATAGAATCGCTTCCGTGGAAGAATGTATGAACGGAGTTCTCGGCGGGCTCGTGGCGGTTACCGCGGGTTGTCACGAGATTCAACCCTCCTCCGCCTTGTTGCTCGGAGCGATCGCGGGCGCGTCCGTCGTGATCGCCGCTTGGGTTTTGGAGAAAGTATTCCGATTGGACGACGTCGTGGGAGCGTTTCCGGTTCACGGAGTTTGCGGGATTATAGGAACTCTTCTCCTTCCCGTTCTATCAAAAAATTCTAATATTCAAATATACTCACAGTTGATCGGCGTCGTTACCTGCGCCGTTTGGTCCTTCGGTCTCGGTCTCATTCTTTTCTGGATCTTAAAAGTTTCGATCGGAATACGAGTCAACGAAGAATACGAGGAAAAAGGTTTGAACGTCGCGGAACACGGAGCGGGTTCGAGTTGGATCGATCTGATCCATTCTCTCAAAGATCTTTCCAAGGGCGGAGGAGATCTTACGAGAAAGATCCACGTGGACACCGGAACCGAAGCGGGTGCGATCGCGTTTCTGATGAATCAATATCTCGGTAATCTCGGAAAGATGATCTACACGATCAAAGAAAAATCGGGTGAATTGGAACATTCCGCTTCCGAAATTTCAACGGCTTGGGGACACATGAGCCAAGGGATTCAGGAACAAGCCGCAAGTCTCGAGGAAGTCACTTCCGTTTTCGATTCTTTTCGAGAATCGTTTCGAAGAATTTCCGCTTCCGCTTCGGAACAAAAAGAGATCGAACAAAACGCCAAGAAAATGTTAAACGAACTCGTCTCGGGCTTTCAACGTTTTAATATCGATTTGGAAATCGGTTCTCAAAAATCCGAAGCCTCCGTAAAAACGATCGACTCCAGTAGAAAGGAACTCGGCAATCTCGAATCCGATATCAACGACATCGGCTCCTCGGCGAAGAAGGTGGAAGGTCTCGTAAAATTGTTAAACGACATCTCCACAAAACTGGGAATGCTTTCCATCAACGCTTCGATCGAAGCCGCTCGTTCCGGAACATCGGGGAAAGGTTTCGGAGTCGTCGCGGAAGAAATCAATAAGCTCGCATCGGGAACTCAGGAAAGCACGAAGAAAGCGACCGAAATTTTGGGAGAGATTCAATCCTCCGTTTCCCGAGGTAAAACGACCGTGTTCAACACCGTTGAGTTTTTCAAAAATCTAACCGATGAATTCAGATCCATCGCTCAAACTCAGATTGCGATTCGTCAAAACAGCGCGCGCTATTCCGATCTGATCGATAATCTCAATCGCCTCAACGTTTCCATCACCGATCAAAGCGAGATCATCATGACCGACATCGCACAACGAGTTTCCGAAATCGGAGGTTTGTACGAATCGGTCGAATTTATCAGCGGCGCGTTTCACGAGATATCCGCTCAATCGGAAGAATTGACCGCAACGGGCGATTTTTTAAAACAACTCGCGGGCATTCTCAATTCACTCGTTCGAAACTTCAGAGTGGAAAAGGAAGTGGTGCAGGAACTGATCCCCGGTTAA